CGCGTTCAGGGTCGCCTCGTCGGCGACGTAGCGGCCCTCGCCGTGCTTGATCGGCAGCACGATCTCCTGGCCCTCGGTGAAGTCGGAGGTCCAGGGGGTGGCGGTGTTCTCGACCCGGATGCCCTGGTCGCGGCAGATGTAGTGCAGCCCGGCGTTGCGCATCAGCGCCCCGGGCAGCAGGTGGGCCTCGCAGAGGATCTGGAAGCCGTTGCAGGTGCCGAGCACCGGCAGTCCGGCCCTGGCGGCGGGGATCAGCTCCTCCATCAGCGGCGCGAACCTGGAGATGGCCCCGCAGCGCAGGTAGTCTCCGTAGGAGAATCCGCCCGGCAGGAAGACCGCGTCCACCCCCTTGAGATCGGGGTCCGCGTGCCACAGCGGGACGGCTTCGCCACCCGCGTGGCGCACGGCGCGAGCCGCGTCCTGATCGTCAAGAGTCCCGGGAAAAGTGACCACGCCCACGCGGGCAGCACTCAT
This region of Streptosporangium sp. NBC_01495 genomic DNA includes:
- the purQ gene encoding phosphoribosylformylglycinamidine synthase subunit PurQ, yielding MSAARVGVVTFPGTLDDQDAARAVRHAGGEAVPLWHADPDLKGVDAVFLPGGFSYGDYLRCGAISRFAPLMEELIPAARAGLPVLGTCNGFQILCEAHLLPGALMRNAGLHYICRDQGIRVENTATPWTSDFTEGQEIVLPIKHGEGRYVADEATLNALEAGGQVVFRYTGGNPNGSLNDIAGIRNEAGNIVGLMPHPEHAVEDLTGAPSTDGRAFFSSILKKLVNA